One Periophthalmus magnuspinnatus isolate fPerMag1 chromosome 4, fPerMag1.2.pri, whole genome shotgun sequence genomic window, atgtatgtatgcacattatataaattatattaaatgtatttgccTAATGTCATTATTTATCTCATGCATTGCTGTACCTGACAGTGGGAGCGTTGCTGAGCAGGGCCAGTTGTCCCTCAGGCTCGTGCTTTGATAGAAACTGGTTGAGATCTCCGTTCTCCATGTACTCAGTGATCATACACAGGGGATCGCTGTAGATGCACACTGCTAAAAGACGCACAATATTTGGGTCCTTCAGACGAGACATGATCTTAATCTCCTTTAGGAAGTCATTTCTGAAAACAACAGCTTCAGATTActacaaaatatttacatttaaaaaatcatcCTATCATGAAATAAGCAGTACCTTGCATTTTTATTGGCATCTGAGCGAAGCATCTTCACAGCCACTAAAACAGGCTCCTCTTCGGGGTAGTCAAATTTAAACTCTTTATTCATAAACTCTTGCATCCCCTCTGCTTCACACAAGTGTACCTGAAAAAAAGCCAAGAGATATGTCAGAATCAGAATGAggatgacaaaaatgaaaaaaaaaaaccaacaaaaaaccaaaacaccaaagtgtgtcatttctgtttgtttttttttacatttcatgcATTTCATATTAAGTATTTTACAATATGGTATAATAACATCAGTTAAAGGAAACCAACCTCTCCAAACTGTCCCTCTCCGAGTTTTTCTTTGAATGTCAGTAATTTTCGTGGAAACTCTTCCACGGCTACATCTTTCCCTGAGAGCAGGTCCATGGTGACAGCTGGGATAGCATAAGTGTTGCCTCCGGTTACTCCCTGGAGATTTACAATGTCGGCCTCTGCATAGTGAGGGACGCTGTCTTGGACCACTGTGGATATGGTGGACTTAGAGGCAGCTGTACTAGAAGATGCTGCAAAAAATAAGTAGATTGATTATTGAAATTATATGTTCATAATCAGAGTTTTTTGTAACTAAATGGGTATTCTTCTGGCAGGGTAATgagaaaataaacatgtatCAATGTAATCTTTGGTAATACCACTGTAGTAAATATGTATTGGCTCCAACCTGGTCCAGCATGGTCTATATGTCATTAAGAAACCTTTGATACCattaataaaaacagtaaataatacataatataaaTCACCTTTACTTTTACAAATAATTTGTTGTCTGTACCTGGCTCCTCTGAGGTCTGAGTGAACTCGGGCAGTTTGGATATGAGGCGAGAGGGTTCCTGGTAGTCCGGGCCCAGGGGGAAGATCCTCTCGTAGGTGGAGCTGGACTCTTGCTCACTGACCGAACTGGACTGAGGGTTGTTGTTATGGCTGTAGGTGAATGTCTCGCTCTGTATTGACAAACTAGCAGTTAGTTCATCGTCCAGCATCCGACGAGTGGCCTAGAATGAGTGAGTTAGGATGAGGGAACACACTATACACTGAAGGAGGGCTGaacagcaacattttatttgcattgaTTTTGTGAATGTTATGCATTATTCTGCCAccataaagaaacaaaagtaaTGTAAAGTCCCACTTTTTAGCCATGATAAGTATACATAAACTATATTTCTGAAGGCAAATGTTGCCTTCAGAAAAAGGGatataagaaaagaaaatggaaatTCATAATAAATGACAGAAATAACTTTTATGGTCTGCATGATAATAATATTAAACAGAatatatcaataaataaaacataaaaagtaaatttggTTTGAAATATACTTTTAATAACATGACAATCAAAATGCAAATGCAGAAAATTGCTCAGTGCTCCCCAGAAGATGGTTTTGCATTTGAGTTCAATTCACACACTCACCTTTTCCAGCATTTTCTGCCACACTTGTCTCCACaagatgatgacgatgatggcCACAAGGATGAAGATAATGGCCACCAAACAACCAATCAAAATGCGAGTATTACTGTCGTCCACTTTGTGAGTGGGATCGTCCTCTAGAGGGAGCCAGAGATGGATAAGATTAGTGATTCTAGGTTACTCACTTGAAACGCTAAAACGTATGTTAACAGAATATGaatatgtttttacattgttttcaaatttttaaagtGACTCATTACCTGGTTGTGTATTTGATGGTAATTTAGGCTTTGATGGTGCCAGTGTTGTGTTGTACATTGCTgtatctgtaaaataaaataaacaaaataaacagggTAAaaccgtctctctctctctctctctctctctctctctctctctctctctctctctctctctctctctctctctctctctctctctctgtctctctctctctgtctctctctctctctctctctctctctctctctctctctctctctctctctctctctctctctctctatatatatatatatatatatatatatatatatatatatatatatatatatatatatatatatatatatacatatatatatatatacatatatatatatatatatatatatatatatatatgtatgtatatatgtatgtatatgtgtgtgtgggttttttttttttttttttaaaaagcacgATATCTAGCATAACAAATACCATTTATCCTCCTATACCTGACTGGAAGGTGATTTCACTGAAAAGCATCCAGGCCTCAGAGAAGTAGAACTGGCACTTGATGGCAGAGGCCATGTGGTGGGCGAGGTTCACAGTCACAAAGTGTGCATTGGAGTTTGTCAGGTGCTCCACTGGACTAAAGCTCAGGGGCGAAACCTCCCAGTCCAAGTCTGATCTGAAGTAGCAGACCACCTGCCTGAAGACTTTAACATGCTTTGAAACCATGTTGTTACAGTGAACCTAAGAACAGACAAGAAATATagtcaaaaagtaaaagtcaaaagtaaaatctgtcagctgggtaaaaaagtgctgctcagttctggtcagattgctgatggacactgccttatatatatctgaagggaggggctaactacacagaaactggaaacagctatcGTTTACAGTTTCTATATGTAGGTAGGTCTATTGAGTTACACTAAgctgcactgtgcctgagtcatacttcaTTCAACTTTTAATGGGTGCTTccacacctattggcatcctggctagctctgttGCTCTGTgaacctcaaaaaaaaaaagaaaaaaagatttgagTAAGTTTTCATCAATATGTCGTATCCATAAACTGCGCAGTGGTCACTCATCAGTGTGGCTCAAGAAAGGAACAGCTGTGAGACCAGCTATGTAATCCTATATACAAGCTACTATGGCAAAgtacaaatattcaaaaaatactaaataccaataaaatgttttattcaggcAGTCGTAATGTTTTGCTTGATTGGTTTGGGCATGTACTGCATTGACCTTACCTTCATGGAGGTAAAGTTGCGTGTGCGGTCGAACTCAAACATGATTTCAACATATCCATTTGGAAAGCTCTCGTTGTTCCAGCCCACATAGTCATAACCAGGCCACACACTGTAGACACGACTGACTGTGAAATCGTCCAAACCACACACTCCATCAGTGAGCTGGCCCAGGCCCTCTGTcatactaaaaaaacaaaacagaaatctgTCAAGCATGAGGCCAGTCAGAAAATACCACATTTCCCAAAGGACAGTGTCATAAGCTAAGCCATAACACATTGTATTTTGTGTCTAATGTTGGCATCTTGTTGAGAAAAATTAACCCTTTTTCATATTGGAAAACTGAGACAATTACCATGTAAGCTAAAGAGAATTTTGTCTTACTTTTTTTGTGtactccacatttacatttagctGCACACTGTTTAACAGAATGTAATTTAAGTATACAAATATCTCAGAGGCAATAATCATTATACTGTATTCAAAAGGTTTTGTTGAAATTATAATGTATGGATTTACATTACATGAAAGAGAAGACCGCTATAAACTTTCACATTAACGTATATCTAAAGACAACATTATAATGGAAATAGCATGATCGATAGCTGTAATATCAGAAGAATTGACCATTTCCTCTATACAAACGAGAATTAACCTATGATGCCTCTTATCAACACTAGGTGGCAGCATTACAAAGCCAATTGTCACCTGAAAAATTTGGATGATATTCCaatttctccattttattttcCATCTCCACTCCTGAGGCAGAGTCATGGAGGACATTATTCACCACAACATCACTGTCCAAAAACACTGCTGTCAACAAACACTAAATAACTGCTCTTGACTTTCAGACAAGGCCTCTGCTTCTACTTTACTGATTATTACAGCATTTAAGTATAAATAAAAGGTGTGGCTAAGCCTAAGACTATAAACactacttaaagggcccatattaccctaTTTCTGGtctatgatataatgttgttttctcatcaaaacatacttggagttgttttgtttcattcacacatgtttaacacacaaacctgagttcttctctcagacagaatcATTTTGTGAAATCATATAGTAATACAGTGCTCCACTAtgtacacattcactagaatcatttggataatttcagctctggaattgacaTTTTTTCccaaactaaaggcaaaaggtaaGACATCACTaccacttgtgatgtcatgaagtggtagttttcaactaccacttcatgacatcacaaggtggaacagatcattttgagctttggagatgtagacttaaatcagtgtgaatgaaacaaaacataactccaggtatgtttttgaggaggtaacaacattctaaggcagttaaaagctcaaaagagtcaattctgtgtaatataggacccttaAGCAACTACACTACCAttaaatgttttactggtgAACGTATCACATACATgttgaccaaaaaaaaatctctcccTCAATGATTTTCTAAGTAAATTTTCTTCAAAAATGTACAGACCTGTGAACGAGTGCTCCATCGTAGACAGAATCGTTCAGATAAACAGAGGAGCCAGCCAAAGTCATGTGTTCTCCAATGGGGGCATTATATGAGACCAGACCATCTGGAAGGGAGCATAAGGTGAGATAAAAgctaaatataacacaaaaaaaagactaaacaagaatTAAGTTTATCTGAGCTGCTATAGGGCTGAGAATCACAGGGTGCATCATGATACAATGTGATATAAGGCTCATGAGATCAGTAATGTCTATGAGGCAATAACTGACATATTTCAATTCATTATAAAGGAAAAGTAAAACCAGTAAATGTACAATTTGTGATTTTACCATTACAAGTTAAATTACTGCAGGTTGCGACATCAATGTTGTGTTGCCAAATGAAGTATAACACAGCACATCTATATATCAAAATTTGAGCACACTCTTGCTACAACTGCCTCTTTGACCACTGCTAAAGCATTAAcacccctctccttcctctcaccAAGCCATTCGCAGCCGTACAGCTCCACCCTCATGCACACGTTCATGGAGTGGTCCGTCACGGGCATAAACCGTACAAACCGGGCGACTATCGGGGGCTCCAGGTCCTTCAGGACGATGTCATAGGCATTTCTATTTCCTTCAATCACCTACAACAAAGTGGTGAAAGGAATACTtgtaataaagttaaaaaaaaacagtattaagGAACAAATAGAAACCAATATTTTTTGCCAGTGACAGTATTTTACTgttgttcctgttttttttctccgtTTCTATCCAGTGTTACCAAAGCAAACAGCGAATGAGCAGATTCAAATAcccaaaatgtccaaatgtccaaatgtccatCCTGTTGCAACCAGCCACATATTATGACTTCAGTAGCAAAAGAAGTTAAGTATTGCCAAAGAACACACTTTGAAATTTTTGGGGAAAACATTAGTTGGTTGTAGATTAATACTTTTCAATCATTCAATAATAGGGACCATTTTGTCTACCACATGTTCTACTTTTCAACTGTTGATACATTATTTTGCTAAATATAttgcaaaagtcaaataaaaatactttgttgAATATTTTGGTATACTAAAATTACACACCTGCTTGCCCTGTCTGTTCCTCCAGGAGATCCACCTGCTCCCATCACGGCTGTACTTGATCTTGTACATTTGGGCGAACTCGTTGCCGATGCCACCCGCGTGTCGCCCTTGGGTGCCCACCAGAGTGATGAAGTGCAGAGATCTCAGGTCTATCTGAAGAAACTCATTCAGATGATCTGGTTCTACAGTGATCTCGGGACACCACGCCCCATCACCCTCCTCAAAGTCCAGCCTGGGAAAGGGAAAATTTATGATGAGGGGATATAATGTGTGGATGAGTAATACTACATAGTACCATCGTGTCtaattctactactacaacaatgaCTATGGGTCTATTATTCAAAGGTTTACTCTAGAATGTTTCTGGGTGAGGGTCCACTACTTActagtctctatggagatgttatcactttgcctggaaaaatccacagtatggtattaatcttatttatttgcttcaattaaattacagatgtttttatttgtcaaatattgaTTCATTTGTTACTGTGGGCATGGTCGCCTcaccacagatcagacctgtaactgaTACTATTTGCTGCTACAAAAACTACAGTTTGATTCTACCTGTGACCTTGTTGTTGTAAATTTAGCACGCTACTGAATTTGACACATAAAAGGTGTTGCTATTTTAGGTAAGAATCCTAATATACCAACACCTTTCATGTGTTATGTcaatatcaaaatgactcaagtaaaacCATGTggatttaaaatggtaaaagtaTCTAGTTGCATTCCACCTATGAGAATCACAAAAGGAGGGAGTGTGGTAGACTTTCAGACCATAATGAAAACACTAGTAAAAACCTATGTCGTAAATTCATCTGAAAGTGTTAACTTGGGTTTGGGTTTTggcagggggcagaggggaggtGGGTCGGGCTCAAAGTACAGGTCTCGTATATTACATCATTGCTTGGTCTTTAGTGAGGGCCACCCAGGCTCCACACATACCTCTCTAATCACACCAGAACTGATACTCCAACTGCGGTTTACTGCAAATAAACAGGCACCTGCACCTCACGCCCACAAACACATCATGGCAAACTTGAGTGGGGGAGCAAGAAGCCTACTACATGTcaagaaaatgaaaacataGAACATAtcatatgtattattattgtgcaCAAACCTTCTACTAGTACATTAAGTAAGTATTAAAgatgtattttgtaatttttctggtggtttAGTTTCAcattgaatgtttcacagtatagtatAAAATCTGTCTTTATTGCATATATTCAGTCACAAGTTTTAgttgcacaaaaatacattgagaaGCATCTGATTGTgattgtgagcgggcttgcctcttcacagacctgacctTGAACTGAActctaacttggccttgtggggtcacctgtttgtctccatgtagataaataagtttaaagccatactgtggaacatttcatgcatttattgatttatttatctatacaaacatacaggggaacccaatgagagcacttgggctctttttGATGGacaccctgtttaaaatataatgcaagcagaaaaacaaaacaagcaagtATGCAAgtcaatataaaacattaaaaacaggtgcagatgtgtgtataaaagtttgttagcagattattaaattgcgattgtgtcaccaatgtatccagttttgcttttccttggagtgtattccatttttgtaaagcagaacagctaaaagcctctttccagTCTCAGTTTTGGTTGTTGCTAATTCTTAGTCTTATGCAGACATGTGATCTGGTTATAAATGTTCCGATATCAATGATTCagaagcaggtgaggtattctgacattccaggaaaagcaataatatctctctCTGGAGAAAAGCGGGTGAACCAAAAAGCAACaatcaaaaaatataatttaccaTTGCCATTCATCCCAAAGTATTGAGTTTGATGTGTACGTTTCTGAATGTGTCTTTACCGTCCATATCGGGCCGCTGTAGACTCGGACCACTGACTGGAAGCAGAGATGTCCTCGTCCTGGATCTGTCCTCCTGACATGCCCAGAGGGTACCGACACACTCCTGCTGGGAGTAACACAACCACACTTAATACAGTGGTTTGAGATCATGCCATATTaaatactctctctctctctctctctgtctctctctctctgtctctctctcctctctctctctctaatatatatatatatatatatatatatatatatatatatatatatgagagagagagagagacagagagagagagacagagagagagagagagagagtatttAATATGGCATGATCTCAAACCACTGTATTAAGTGTGGTTGTGTTACTCCCAGCAGGAGTGTGTCGGTACCCTCTGGGCATGTCAGGAGGACAGATCCAGGACGAGGACATCTCTGCTTCCAGTCAGTGGTCCGAGTCTACAGCGGCCCGATATGGACGGTAAAGACACATTCAGAAACGTACACATCAAACTCAATACTTTGGGATGAATGGCAAtggtaaattatatttttttgattGTTGCTTTTTGGTTCACCCGCTTTTCTCCAGagagagatattattgcttttcctggaatgtcagaatacctcacctgcttctGAATCATTGATATCGGAACATTTATAACCAGATCACATGTCTGCATAAGACTAAGAATTAGCAACAACCAAAACTGAGActggaaagaggcttttagctgttctgctttacaaaaatggaatacactccaaggaaaagcaaaactggatacattggtgacacaatcgcaatttaataatctgctaacaaacttttatacacacatctgcacctgtttttaatgttttatattgacTTGCATacttgcttgttttgttttttctgcttgcattatattttaaacagggtgtCCATCAaaaaagagcccaagtgctctcattgggttcccctgtatgtttgtatagataaataaatcaataaatgcatgaaatgttccacagtatggctttaaacttatttatctacatggagacaaacaggtgacccCACAAGGCCAAGTTTAGAGTTCAGTTCAaggtcaggtctgtgaagaggcaagcccgctcacaatcACAATCAGATGCTTCTCAATGTATTTTTGCGCAACTAAAACTTGTGACTGAATATATGCAATAAAGACAGATTTTatactatactgtgaaacattcaatgTGAAACTAaaaccaccagaaaaattacaaaatacatcTTTAATACTTACTTAATGTACTAGTAGAAGGTTGtgcacaataataatacatatgaTATGTTCtatgttttcattttcttgACATGTAGTAGGCTTCTTGCTCCCCCACTCAAGTTTGCCATGATGGTGTTTGTGGGCGTGAGGTGCAGGTGCCTGTTTATTTGCAGTAAACCGCAGTTGGAGTATCAGTTCTGGTGTGATTAGAGAGGTATGTGTGGAGCCTGGGTGGCCCTCACTAAAGACCAAGCAATGATGTAATATACGAGACCTGTACTTTGAGCCCGACCCacctcccctctgccccctgccAAAACCCAAACCCAAGTTAACACTTTCAGATGAATTTACGACATAGGTT contains:
- the ddr2a gene encoding discoidin domain-containing receptor 2 isoform X2, translated to MSGGQIQDEDISASSQWSESTAARYGRLDFEEGDGAWCPEITVEPDHLNEFLQIDLRSLHFITLVGTQGRHAGGIGNEFAQMYKIKYSRDGSRWISWRNRQGKQVIEGNRNAYDIVLKDLEPPIVARFVRFMPVTDHSMNVCMRVELYGCEWLDGLVSYNAPIGEHMTLAGSSVYLNDSVYDGALVHSMTEGLGQLTDGVCGLDDFTVSRVYSVWPGYDYVGWNNESFPNGYVEIMFEFDRTRNFTSMKVHCNNMVSKHVKVFRQVVCYFRSDLDWEVSPLSFSPVEHLTNSNAHFVTVNLAHHMASAIKCQFYFSEAWMLFSEITFQSDTAMYNTTLAPSKPKLPSNTQPEDDPTHKVDDSNTRILIGCLVAIIFILVAIIVIILWRQVWQKMLEKATRRMLDDELTASLSIQSETFTYSHNNNPQSSSVSEQESSSTYERIFPLGPDYQEPSRLISKLPEFTQTSEEPASSSTAASKSTISTVVQDSVPHYAEADIVNLQGVTGGNTYAIPAVTMDLLSGKDVAVEEFPRKLLTFKEKLGEGQFGEVHLCEAEGMQEFMNKEFKFDYPEEEPVLVAVKMLRSDANKNARNDFLKEIKIMSRLKDPNIVRLLAVCIYSDPLCMITEYMENGDLNQFLSKHEPEGQLALLSNAPTVSFENLCYMATQIASGMKYLSSLNFVHRDLATRNCLVGKNYTIKIADFGMSRNLYSGDYYRIQGRAVLPIRWMSWESILLGKFTTASDVWAFGVTLWEILNFCKEQPYSQLTDEQVIENTGEFFRDQKRQIYLPQPVLCPDTLYRVMLTCWRRNTKDRPSFQEIHRALLDKSCLTEEDNSV
- the ddr2a gene encoding discoidin domain-containing receptor 2 isoform X1 — its product is MSGGQIQDEDISASSQWSESTAARYGRLDFEEGDGAWCPEITVEPDHLNEFLQIDLRSLHFITLVGTQGRHAGGIGNEFAQMYKIKYSRDGSRWISWRNRQGKQVIEGNRNAYDIVLKDLEPPIVARFVRFMPVTDHSMNVCMRVELYGCEWLDGLVSYNAPIGEHMTLAGSSVYLNDSVYDGALVHSMTEGLGQLTDGVCGLDDFTVSRVYSVWPGYDYVGWNNESFPNGYVEIMFEFDRTRNFTSMKVHCNNMVSKHVKVFRQVVCYFRSDLDWEVSPLSFSPVEHLTNSNAHFVTVNLAHHMASAIKCQFYFSEAWMLFSEITFQSDTAMYNTTLAPSKPKLPSNTQPEDDPTHKVDDSNTRILIGCLVAIIFILVAIIVIILWRQVWQKMLEKSETFTYSHNNNPQSSSVSEQESSSTYERIFPLGPDYQEPSRLISKLPEFTQTSEEPASSSTAASKSTISTVVQDSVPHYAEADIVNLQGVTGGNTYAIPAVTMDLLSGKDVAVEEFPRKLLTFKEKLGEGQFGEVHLCEAEGMQEFMNKEFKFDYPEEEPVLVAVKMLRSDANKNARNDFLKEIKIMSRLKDPNIVRLLAVCIYSDPLCMITEYMENGDLNQFLSKHEPEGQLALLSNAPTVSFENLCYMATQIASGMKYLSSLNFVHRDLATRNCLVGKNYTIKIADFGMSRNLYSGDYYRIQGRAVLPIRWMSWESILLGKFTTASDVWAFGVTLWEILNFCKEQPYSQLTDEQVIENTGEFFRDQKRQIYLPQPVLCPDTLYRVMLTCWRRNTKDRPSFQEIHRALLDKSCLTEEDNSV